The Nitrososphaerales archaeon DNA window AGAGTGATAGAGTCTCTTAAGAAGGGCGAAGCTGTTACATTACCAAGAATCATAATCGATAAAGTGAAGGCTGTTAATGCGGCATGCTTCAATAACCCCTACGCGTACGCAAAGGCGATGGCTGCATACGAAATGGCAAGGAGGGTTGCAGACCTCACCGTCGAGGGCTGCTTTAAAGTAAAGGAAGCTGAGAGGTACATACCCTTAGTAACGGCCGCTCATGAAATGTTGAGAGAAGCCGCTAGACTCGCCGATGAAGCACGTGAGATCGAGAAGTCTGGTGATGCCGTTACCCGAATGCCACACTACGATGATGGTACCATACTGAGCAAGGTAAAATTGATGGAGAAGCCGAAGAAGGTTGAGAGGAGTGGATAGGTGTGAGTGTTGAGGATATTCTGAATAAGATACCCATCAACTCATATAAAGATCTGTCGGAAGGCTTGATCAATCTACTATTGAAGTCCCAAAAGGTCGATAATCTGCCCAGCGAATTCGGTAAGGACTTCCTCAGACTTGCAATGAAAGATGAATTGGCTTCAAGAGAAGGTCTGAAGTTACTGATTCAATCCCTAACGATGATCGAGAAGGAGAAGGTGGTAGAAATCTTTAACAATCTAGGGTTGGGCAATGTAGCATCGATCTTGAAATAGTTGGTGGTGCGTATGGTAAAGTTTGGTCTTGAACTCGTCCCAATGGATCCATACTGGAAGACCGTATACTATGCAATACTGGCTGAAAAGTTGGGCTTCGATTACGTATGGATCACCGACCATTACGTTAATCGTAATGTATACACGATACTTACGACGATAGCGCTTCATACGGAGCGCATAAAGATGGGTGCAGGTGTAACGAATCCATACTTGATACACCCCGTCGTCACCGCTCAGATATTCGCTTCTCTCAATGAGATCGCCCCCGGTAGAGTGGTATGTGGAATAGGCCCCGGTGATAAGACTACGTTAGAATCTGTGATCACCAGCTACGAAAAACCCCTACTTACAGTCAAGGAAGCGATCCAGATTATAAGGAGTGTCATCACGACGGGAAAGGTAAAGTTCGAAGGTAGTAGATTCGTGGTCCCGAATGTGAGGATGAACTTTAAGCCCAAGCAGAATATCCCGATATTTATCG harbors:
- a CDS encoding F420-dependent methylenetetrahydromethanopterin dehydrogenase yields the protein RVIESLKKGEAVTLPRIIIDKVKAVNAACFNNPYAYAKAMAAYEMARRVADLTVEGCFKVKEAERYIPLVTAAHEMLREAARLADEAREIEKSGDAVTRMPHYDDGTILSKVKLMEKPKKVERSG